TGCCCTCCAGGGCCGGAAGCCCTCCGCGCGAGACTTAAGTCGTCTCCCCTCCCAGCGGAACCCGTATCCACCACCACCCGCGCGGCGGTGAACACGGGCCGGCCGGGTCCCCCTGGTCTCAGCCGAGCGAGACGCCTCCATCAGCCGTGAGGACACTTCCCGTGACGAACGACGCCTCGCCGCTCGCGAGGAAGACGGCCGCGTTGGCGATCTCCTCCGGGTTCGCGACGCGCTGGAGCGCATGCAGCCGGGCGGCGGCGGCGCGCTGTTCCTCGGAGCCGTTCCAGAGCTGGAACATGGGCGTGTCCGCGCCGCCGGAGACGAGCACGTTCGCGCGGATGCCCTGCGGTGCGTACTCCGCCGCGACGGTGCGCGTGAGCCCGATGAGGCCCGTCTTCGCGGCGGCGTAGCCGGACGTCCCGGGGATCGCCTTCGTGTGCCCCACGAACGTCCCGATGTTGATGACGCTCCCTCCGCCCGACTTCAGCATCGCGGCCACCTCGTGCTTCGTCGACAGGAACGCACTCACCAGGTACCCGTCGATCCACTCCCGGAACGAGGCCGTGTCCAGCGTGTGCGTGGGCCCACCGCCAAACGTCCCACCGGCCGCGTTGACGCCCACGTCGAGCCTCCCGAACGTCTCCAGCGTGAAGCGGACCAGGGCCTCGACGTCGCCCTCCTTCGTCACGTCCGCGGCGCGGGCCACCACCTGCCCTCCCGCCTCCGCCGCCATGCGCACCGTCTCCTCCAGCGGCTCCACACGTCTGCCAGCCGCCACCACCCGCGCGCCCGCCCGGGCCAGCGCGAGCGCCGTCGCACGGCCAATCCCTGAACCCGCCCCCGTCACCAGGGCGACCTTCCCTTCCAATCGATGCGTCATCCGACAGCTCTCCCGGACACGGGCCCGCTCATGAGGTCGCGCCCGCGGGGCCCTCTCGCCGCGGCGCACGGTCCTCGTAGCGCCGCGAGCCCAGGGCCCGCGCTCCGGTTCTTGCCGTCGAAATCACGAACCCCGCGCGAAGCCGCGAGCGCCTCACCTCCCGCCGCCGGGCACGGAAGCCCAGGCCGGCGGAAGCGGACGTCAGGCCTGCCGGGGCGAAGCCGCGGGCGTCGGCAGCACCGTGCCGCCGTACTGGCTCGCCGCCAGCGTGCCGCACGCCGCTCCAATCTCCTTGCCGCCCGAATAGCGCCGCGCGATGGGCGCCTTGAGAATCTGAAGGTGATCCCGGAACGCGCTCAATTCCTCCGCCGTGGGCGGCAGGTACTTGCCCGTCGGATCCGTCACGTCGATGAGGTCCACCTTGATGGGGATGCCCTCGAACGCCGCCTTCAGCGCCTCCGCGTCCTCGCGCTCCAGGTTGAAGCCCTGGATGGCCACGTAGGCAATCATCGCCCGCTCGCGCCGCGCCTCGCTGTACTCGCGGATGGCCTGGATCAGCTCCGGCAGCGGGTGCGTCTTCTCGATGGGGAGCACCTTCGCGCGCTTCTCCGGGATGGCGCTCGTCACGCTGAATGCCAGACGGAACGGGTGCCCTTCCTTCGTGTAGCGGCGGATCGCGGGCACGTGCCCCGCCGTGGAGAACGTGATGGCCGTGCCGGAGATGGAGAACCCCGCCGGGTGCGAGAGGATCTGCGCCGCGCGGATGGTCTCCTTGTAGTTCAGCAGCGGCTCGCCCATCCCCATGAACACCACGCCGCCCACGCGCCGGTCCGCCTCCGCGCGCACCTGCATCACCTGGTCCAGAATCTCCCAGGTCTGGAGGTTGCGCTGGAAGCCCAGCTTGCCCGTCATGCAGAAGTCGCACGCCAGCGCACAACCCACCTGGCTGGACACGCAGACGACGTACTTCTCTTCGAAGATGGGGATGCGCACCGCTTCGATGCGGCCGCCCAGCGGCGACTCGAAGAGGTACTTCACGAAGCCGTCTTCCGCCTGCCGCCGCTCGACAATCTTGAGGGACGGCAGCTCCGCCTGGGCGCGGAGCAGATCCGCGACCCGGCGCGGCACCTGGGGCGCCAGCGCGACGGCATCCACCGTGGGACGGGCGTGGGCGAAGACGCCCGCGAACACCTTGCGGACCGCGGTCGCGGACGGCTGGGCCGGCGCGAGCGCCGCTTCCAGCTCCGGCAGCGACAGTTGTTTCAGGTTCACGAGCAGGACTTGATCTTCGAGCGCAGGAACTCGGTCAGCTTCGCCGACACTTCCCGGGGCATCTTCAGCGCCATGGCGCGCTTGCACAGGCCGGGAGTCGCCCGATAGGTGCTGAGGAATTCCTCGCAGGGCTTACAGCCCGACAGGTGCTCCTGCAGGTGCCGCGCCTCCTCCTCGGGCATCTCTCCCTCGAGGAACTCCAACAGGAGGTTGATGGAATCTTTGCAGGTATACATCCGAACCTCGGCTGGCTGCGGCTCCCCTCGTTCCTGTTCGAAGATGCCGAGGCGCCCTGGGGGTTTCACACCCCGCGATTGTCCCGGTTGTAGAACAGGTCGATGGCCTCTCGCAGCGCGAGCCGTGCCCGGTGCAGGCGGCTCTTGATGGCGGGGATGGAATCCCCCGTCACTTCTGCGATCTGTTCGTAGCTGAGGCCGTCCACGTCTTTCAAGAGGAAGACTTCCCGGTAGCCCTCCGGCAACCGGTCGGCCGCCTGCTGGATGGCCTGCCCCAGCTCCGCGTCCAGCGCCTTCTCCTCGGCGTCCCGGCTCCAGTCGGAGACGGGGTAGTCCGCCAGGGTACCCCGCTCCGTGAACTCAGGCGCCTGGAGCTCCGCCTCCGCCGCCTGGGCCACCCGGCGGTGACGCAGGCGCATGAGGGCGTGGTTGGCCGCGATGCGGTGCACCCAGGACCCGAAGGCCGCCTCGCCCCGGAAGTCCTTCAGGTGTTGGTAGGCGGACAGGAAGGTGTCCTGGGTGATTTCCGCCGCGTCCGCCTCCGAGCGCGTCATCCGCAACGCCAGGCCGTAGACCCGGTCCTGGTGCAGGCCCACCAGGGCCTCGAAGGCGGACACGTCACCGTCCTGGGCCCGCGTCAGGAGCCGCCGGTCTTCTTCCTGCCGGTCTTCTTCCTGGGGAGCCTCTTGGGACATGACTTTCCCACCCAACCAGTCGAAAGGTTCCGCGTCAAGGCCGACGGCGAGGCCGCCGGGAGACGAAGCGGCTGACGTGTCCACTGTCCCGGTCCCACAGCCGGAAGGGTTCAGCGGCCCACGCCCCGGCATACTCCACGCCGATGCGGGGCCCCCGCTCCACCCGCGCGTCCGGAACCGGTGTCCCCCGCAGGAGGTGCAGCCCCTCCGAGTCCAGCTTCAGGTCGTTGTGGTTCAGGTTCAGCCCCATCACCCGGCACAGCCGTCCCGGCCCGTCCGTCCGCTCGCCGGGCAGGATGCCCTCCACCGGCTCCACGCCCCGCACCAGCACCGCCGCCGCCACCCCGGGCGCGTCCGTCACCACGTTGAAGCAGTGGTGCATTCCATAGATGAGGTAGACGTACGAGCGCCCCGCCGGCCCGAACATCACCTCCGTGCGCGGCGTGCGGCCCTTGGACGAATGACACGCCAGGTCATGCTCGCCCAGGTAGGCCTCCACCTCCACGATGCGGCCCACGCGCCGGCCCCGGACGCCGTCCACCACCAGCAGGGTGCCCAGGAGGTCGCGCGCCACCTCCAGGGTGGGCCGGGCGTAGAAGGACAGGGGAAGCCGTTTCATGGGGGCGGTCCTTCCCGCCTCATGGGGGTGATCGTCAACCACTGAGCGTCCCGGGACCGACGGCGGGCCCGACAAGCAAGCGTGTGTGCACCGCGTCGCAACGGCAGTTCACACCGGCCCGGGGCTGGGGCAGATTGCGCCGCATCATGTCCACTCCTGGCCGGCTCTCCGGTCTCCTGCTGCCTCTCTTCTCCCTGCGCTCGCGAACGGACTTCGGCATCGGTGACTTCGGTGCCATGGACGGGCTCTTCTCCTGGATGAAGGCCGCGCGTCAGCGAATGCTGATGGTGCTGCCCCTCCTGCCCACCGCGCCCGGCGATCCCAGCCCGTACGCCACGCGGTCCGCGTTCGGCCTGAACCCGCTCTTCATCGACCTGAACCAGGTGCCGGAGTTCCAGGCCACCGGCGGCGAGAGCGCGCTCAGCGACGCGCAGAAGCAGCAGCTGGCGGAGGCCCGCGCCGCGGCGCGCGTGCGCTACGACCTGGTGTTCCCGCTGAAGGACGCCGCGTTCGCGCGCGCGTTCGACCACTTCGAGCAGCACGAGTGGGCCCCTCGCACGCCGCGCGCCCAGGAGTTCCAGAAGTGGCGCGAGGCGCAGGGCGAGTGGCTGGAGAGCTACGCGCTCTTCACCGCCATCAGCGAGAAGGAGGACCGCCGTCCCTGGTGGCAGTGGCCCGAAGGGCTGCGCACGCGCCAGCCGGACGCCCTGCGCGCCATCCAGGAGCAGGGCCTGGAGCGCCGCGTGCGCTACCACGCCTGGCTCCAGTGGCTGGCGGAGGCGCAATGGAACCAGGTCCGCGCGCAGGCCAGGGCGAAGGACGTGCTCCTGTGCGGAGACGAGCCCTTCATCATCGGGCAGGACAGCTCCGACTGCTGGGCCCACCCGGACATCCTGCGCCGCGACGCGCGCCTGGGCGTGCCGCCGGACGACTTCTCCGCCACGGGCCAGGACTGGGGCCTGCCCTACTTCGACTTCGCCGCGATGGAGAAGGACGACTACGCGTGGCTGAAGAAGCGCGCGGCCAAGGCGGCCAGCTACTACGACCTGCGCCGCGTGGACCACGCGGTGGGCTACTTCCGCCAGTGGATCCGCGACGAGAAGAACCCCACCGGCTACTTCGTCCCCGGAGACGAGCCCACCTGGCGCCGCCAGGGTGAGAAGCACTTCCGCCTGCTGTCGGAGGGCGCGGGCATCGTCGCCGAGGACCTGGGCGTGATTCCCCCGTTCGTGCGGCAGATCCTCGCGGACCTGAAGCTGCCCGGCTACCGCGTGCTGCGCTGGGAGCGCGACGACAACACCTACCGCGACCCGCACGCCTTCCCCGCCGTGTCGCTGGTCACCACCGGCACGCATGACACGGAGCCGCAGGCGGAGTGGTGGGAGCAGGCGCAGGAGCACGAGCGCCAGAACGCCGCGCGCGCGTGGCCGGAGTTCCAGGGCGTGGCGCTGACGCGCGAGTTCACCCCGGACATCCACCGCGCCACGCTGGCCGCCGCGCTCAACGCGGGCTCGGACCTGTGCGTGCTGCCGTGGCAGGACGTGCTGGGCACGCGCGACCGCATCAACCTGCCCGGCACCATGGGCGACGCCAACTGGGCCTACCGCATCGCGCAGAACACGGACGCGCTGCTCACGGAGCCGCAGACGAAGGACGCCGCGGAGCGCCTGGCGTGGCTCACCGCCTCGTCGCGCCGCTAGCCTGAAACACCCGCCCCGGGGCCTTCCGCCCCGGGGTTGCTGGACGACGGCCCGCGCTACTGGCCGTTGCCCTCGATGCACTTCACCTGGCCGGGGAAGCCGTCGAACACGGCGCAGCGGCGGCCCGCCTTCGCGCACTCCAGCCGGTCGCAGATGTTGTCCACGACGCACAGGGGCGGCGAGCGGCCGAACTCCAGGAACAGCTCCGCGCAGAAGCGCAGCGGATCCGCGCACCCGATGGAGCCGCAGTAGGGCGTGTCGGAGAGGCTCTCTCCCTCCTTGAGTTGGACCACTTCGTCTTCGCTCACGCCGCAGCCGGTGGCGAGCACCAGCGTGGCCGACAGCAGGAGTGCGATTCGCCGGACCATAGGGACCCGAATCTGACGCACCCCGGGCCCGGTTGCACGCGCCACGGCGGAGCCCGGGGGATTGGCGGACACTGACCCCGTCCCCGAGGTCGTGGAATGCGACACTCGCCGCACAAAGAAACATTGCGAAACGCGTCAGGGGCTGGCCATCCGGTAAGAAACGTGACGTGGCCGACGTCCGACTCCTCCGACTCCGCTCCGCCGTGCCCCTCGCGCTGGCCGTGCTGCTCACGGCGTGCGCCACCACCTCCAATCAGCCCACCGGGCCGAAGGTGAAGTCCCTGGACATCGAGGGGACGAAGAAGGTGAAGGAAGGGGACATCAAGGACCGCATCCTCACGTCCTCCACGCCCTGGTACGCGTTCTGGCCCTTCGGCAAGGCGCACTACTTCGACACCAACGCGTGGCAGGCGGACCTGCGCCGCATCGAGCGCTTCTACCAGGCGGAGGGCTTCTACCAGGCGCAGGTGGAGTCCAACGAGGTCATCCCCGACGGGGACAAGGCCGTGCGCCTCAAGGTGGTGGTCAACGAGGGCGCGCCCACCGTCATCGACCGCATCGAAACGCACGGCCTGGAGTCCCTGGGCGAGGGGCCGGACCAGCCGTCGCAGCGCGAGCGGGAGCGCATCCTGGAGGAGCTGCCGGTGAAGACCGGCGACGTGTTCCGAGAGGAGACGTGGACCGCCACCAAGGAGCTGGTGCTCCAGCGGCTCAAGGACCTGGGGTACGCGGAAGCGGAGGTCGGCGGCGAGGTGCGCGTGGACGTGGCCACGCAGAAGGCCGTGGTGGACCTGCAGATTGCCCCGGGCCTGCGCTACCGCTTCGGCAACATCTTCATCGCCACGGACGCGAACCCGCAGGTGCCGCCCCGCCGCATCATCGAGCAGGCGCAGGGCGCGGTCATCAAGGGCGCCTACTTCAGCGAAGCGGCGCTGGCGGAGGCGCAGGCGCGCGTCTTCCGCATGGGCGTGTTCGGCGCGGTGAAGGTGAACCGGGGCGCGCCGGACCGGCAGAACGCCACGGTGCCGGTGGTGGTGGACGTGCGCGAGTCGCCCTTCCACTCGATCAAGCTGGGCGGCGGTATCGGCGTGGACGCCGCGCGGCAGGAAGGCCGCATCCTGGGCGAGTGGACCAACCGCAACTTCCGCGGCGGCCTGCGAAGGCTCACGCTGCGCGGACGCCTGGGCTACGCGTTCATCCCCAACGTGCTGGCGGCCCTCCGCGACGACGAGGGCTCCGATGAGGACCCCGTCTTCACCTTCACCACGGAGTTCGAGCAGCCGCGCTTCCTCTTCCGCGACCTGGCCCTGCAGGCCTCCGTCACCGCGGAGAAGGGCCTCCAGCAGGCCTATTCGTTCTACGGCGGATATCTCAAGACAGGCGTCATCTGGACGCCCCACCCGTCCTTCTCCGTCTTCCCCTCGTACAACCTGCAGCTCTACCGGCTGAAGGGACAGGTGAGCCTGGAAGAGGGCATCCCTCCCATCACCCTCGGCTGCGAGAACACGACCAAGGATGGCACCTGCGACCAGGCGCTGAGCTTCCTGGAGATTGCGTTCGCATGGGACCGGAGAGACGACCGCACCGAGCCGCGCGACGGCTACTACGTGGGCTTCTCCATCCAGAAGGGCGGCGGCCCCTTCTTCGGGCAGTACCAGTACGTCCGGCTGCTGCCGGACCTGCGCTACTACCACTCCATTGGAGACAAGAAGGACCTGACGCTCGCGGTGAAGCTGCGCGGGGGCACGCTGAACCCGGCGGGCGGCGGCCAGAGCTCCATCGTCACCCGCTTCTTCTCCGGCGGCGCCACCGCGATGCGCGGCTTCAACGGCCAGCGGCTGTCCCCCATGACGCCGCTCGCGCCCACCTACAAGGAGGACGACGACGGCAACGTCCTGCTGGACGCGAACGGCAACCCCATCCTGGAGTCCTGGGACACGGTGCCCGTGGGCGGCAACAGCCTCTTCGAGAGCTCCGTGGAGCTGCGCTACATGCTCACGGACAGCCTGATGCTCGCCATCTTCTATGACTCCGGCCTCGTGGGCACGGAGGCGCTGTTCGACAAGAACGGCCCCAAGCTGTTCGGTCCCGAGCACTACCACGCGGTGGGGGCCGGCTTGCGCTATCTGACAGTGGTGGGCCCCATCCGACTGGACCTCGCCAGGCGCTTGAACATCGGGCGGGGATTGCCCGTCAGCGATCCCGGATACATCTATCCGTCCTCTGGTGGATGCCTGGGCTTCGGGCGCAAGTTCGACAAGACCTCGACCTCCGCCGATGCAGCGTACGCAGGTGCCCCGGAAGGGCTCTGCGCGGTCCATATCTCCATCGGAGAGGCGTTTTGAGCGAACCCACGACCCCCGCCCCCAACGCCCCGCCCCACCGGCGCAAGCGCTGGGGACGGCGGCTTCTGTGGGGCCTGCTTGGCTTCCTGGGACTCATCGTCCTGCTGGTGGCGGGCGTGCTCGTGTACGCCACCAGTCCCGGCGGCTCCGCCCGCATCGCCCGCCTTGGCGTGGACCTGGCGAACAAGCAGTTCGCCGGCCGGCTGGAGCTGGGCGGGTTCGACCTGGACCTCAACGGCGCGGTCCTGACCGGCATCAAGCTCTACACACCGGAAGGCGACCTGGCGGCGGAAATCGCCCGCGTGGAGGCGCGGCTGAACCTGTCGCCGCTCCTGGGCCAGCAGGTGGACCTGACCCAGGTCCGCATCGAGACGCCCCGCCTGTACCTGGTGCAGGACGAGCGCGGCCTCAACCTGATGCGCGCGCTGGAGCCCCGGGAGCCCAAGCCCGAGGAGCCTCCCACCGAGAGCAAGAGCGCCCTGCGCATCCACCTGAAGGACTTCGAGCTCAGCCACGGCTACGTGGACTTCCAGCAGGAGCTGCCGGACGGCGGCGAGCGCCAGGTGCGCCTGGAGGAGTTCGGCGCGAAGGGCGAGGGCCACTACGCGCTGGCGGACATGGACTTCGCCGCGGACCTGCAGGCCACGGGCGGCCTCACCCGTCCGCTCACGGGTCCGGTGCGCCTGGTGCTCAAGGGCCAGGGCAAGGACGTGGTGCGCCAGGTGGACGCGCAGCTGGGCCTGGCGGGCATCGAGGCGGACCTGGGCGCGAAGCAGACCGGCGAGACGGCCGCGGCCGTGGAGCTGCGCCGGCTGGCCGTGCCTCCCGAGCCCGTGAAGGCCTTCGTGCCCGCGTATCCGCTGGTGGTGCCCATTGAAGCGAAGGGCACCGCGTCCATGGACGGCGACCTCGCGAAGGCACAGCTGGGCGCGTCCGCGGGCAAGGCCACGCTGGACCTCACGGGCGACGTGAACCTCAAGACGTTCCGCACCTCGGAGACCACCGTGAAGGCGCGCGGGGTCAACCTGGCGGAGCTGATGGAGAACGGCATCCCCACCAACATCGCCGCGGACCTCGTCGCGCACGGCGGTGGCGACAGCGTGGAGACGCTGGACGGCGACGTGGCCCTCACGGTGACCCCGTCCGAGTTCCGCGGCCAGTCGGTGGGCCCCATCGAGCTGAAGGCCAGCGCCAAGGACGGCCGCTACAACGTGGGCAACCTGCGCGTGATGATGCCCGGCGCGGCGTTCGTCGCGTCCGGCGAGGGCACCGCGAAGGCGCTGGAGGCGCGCGGCAGCCTGTCCGCGGGCAACCTGAAGCTCCTGTCGCAGGCGTTGGACAAGCTGCTGCCCGGCGGCACCGTGCCGCCCATGTCCGGCAGCGGTTCGCTGGAGCTCCTGGTGCAGGGGCCGCCGCGCTCGCCGGGGGTGAAGGCGGACGGCAACTTCGTGGCGCTGAACTACGGCGACATCGCCATCCAGGACCTGTCGCTGAAGGCGAACGTGCCGGACGTCACCCGTCCGCTCACCACCGACGCCACCGTGCTGGTGAGCGAGCTGAAGACCGCGGGCAAGACGTTCCGCGACCTGTCCCTGGCGCTCACCACCGACGACAACCGCGAGCTGAAGGCCAGCGTGCGCGTGGACGGCGACGCGAAGCTCGCGCTGGGCGTGGAGGGCACGGTGGACGAGGACAACGAGGGGCTGGCCATGCGCGCCTTCTCGCTGTCCTGGCCGGAGGCCACCTGGACGCTCCAGCAGCCCACGCACCTGGCCTTCGGTGGCGGGCGCATCGCGCTGACACCGCCGCTGGCGCTCGCGTCGGGGCCCCAGACCTTGAAGATCGCCGCGGTGAAGGACGGCGAGCGCGTGGACGCGCGCATCGACCTGGGCGCCTTCGACTTGTCGAAGCTGCCGCGCATCGCGGTGCCGGAGGACCTGGGCCTGGGCGGCACGCTGTCCGGCCATGTCGCGGCGAAGGGCCGGAT
This DNA window, taken from Corallococcus coralloides DSM 2259, encodes the following:
- a CDS encoding SDR family oxidoreductase, which produces MTHRLEGKVALVTGAGSGIGRATALALARAGARVVAAGRRVEPLEETVRMAAEAGGQVVARAADVTKEGDVEALVRFTLETFGRLDVGVNAAGGTFGGGPTHTLDTASFREWIDGYLVSAFLSTKHEVAAMLKSGGGSVINIGTFVGHTKAIPGTSGYAAAKTGLIGLTRTVAAEYAPQGIRANVLVSGGADTPMFQLWNGSEEQRAAAARLHALQRVANPEEIANAAVFLASGEASFVTGSVLTADGGVSLG
- a CDS encoding radical SAM protein, producing MNLKQLSLPELEAALAPAQPSATAVRKVFAGVFAHARPTVDAVALAPQVPRRVADLLRAQAELPSLKIVERRQAEDGFVKYLFESPLGGRIEAVRIPIFEEKYVVCVSSQVGCALACDFCMTGKLGFQRNLQTWEILDQVMQVRAEADRRVGGVVFMGMGEPLLNYKETIRAAQILSHPAGFSISGTAITFSTAGHVPAIRRYTKEGHPFRLAFSVTSAIPEKRAKVLPIEKTHPLPELIQAIREYSEARRERAMIAYVAIQGFNLEREDAEALKAAFEGIPIKVDLIDVTDPTGKYLPPTAEELSAFRDHLQILKAPIARRYSGGKEIGAACGTLAASQYGGTVLPTPAASPRQA
- a CDS encoding anti-sigma factor family protein, translated to MYTCKDSINLLLEFLEGEMPEEEARHLQEHLSGCKPCEEFLSTYRATPGLCKRAMALKMPREVSAKLTEFLRSKIKSCS
- a CDS encoding RNA polymerase sigma factor; translated protein: MSQEAPQEEDRQEEDRRLLTRAQDGDVSAFEALVGLHQDRVYGLALRMTRSEADAAEITQDTFLSAYQHLKDFRGEAAFGSWVHRIAANHALMRLRHRRVAQAAEAELQAPEFTERGTLADYPVSDWSRDAEEKALDAELGQAIQQAADRLPEGYREVFLLKDVDGLSYEQIAEVTGDSIPAIKSRLHRARLALREAIDLFYNRDNRGV
- a CDS encoding DNA-3-methyladenine glycosylase gives rise to the protein MKRLPLSFYARPTLEVARDLLGTLLVVDGVRGRRVGRIVEVEAYLGEHDLACHSSKGRTPRTEVMFGPAGRSYVYLIYGMHHCFNVVTDAPGVAAAVLVRGVEPVEGILPGERTDGPGRLCRVMGLNLNHNDLKLDSEGLHLLRGTPVPDARVERGPRIGVEYAGAWAAEPFRLWDRDSGHVSRFVSRRPRRRP
- a CDS encoding 4-alpha-glucanotransferase, coding for MSTPGRLSGLLLPLFSLRSRTDFGIGDFGAMDGLFSWMKAARQRMLMVLPLLPTAPGDPSPYATRSAFGLNPLFIDLNQVPEFQATGGESALSDAQKQQLAEARAAARVRYDLVFPLKDAAFARAFDHFEQHEWAPRTPRAQEFQKWREAQGEWLESYALFTAISEKEDRRPWWQWPEGLRTRQPDALRAIQEQGLERRVRYHAWLQWLAEAQWNQVRAQARAKDVLLCGDEPFIIGQDSSDCWAHPDILRRDARLGVPPDDFSATGQDWGLPYFDFAAMEKDDYAWLKKRAAKAASYYDLRRVDHAVGYFRQWIRDEKNPTGYFVPGDEPTWRRQGEKHFRLLSEGAGIVAEDLGVIPPFVRQILADLKLPGYRVLRWERDDNTYRDPHAFPAVSLVTTGTHDTEPQAEWWEQAQEHERQNAARAWPEFQGVALTREFTPDIHRATLAAALNAGSDLCVLPWQDVLGTRDRINLPGTMGDANWAYRIAQNTDALLTEPQTKDAAERLAWLTASSRR
- a CDS encoding BamA/OMP85 family outer membrane protein; this translates as MADVRLLRLRSAVPLALAVLLTACATTSNQPTGPKVKSLDIEGTKKVKEGDIKDRILTSSTPWYAFWPFGKAHYFDTNAWQADLRRIERFYQAEGFYQAQVESNEVIPDGDKAVRLKVVVNEGAPTVIDRIETHGLESLGEGPDQPSQRERERILEELPVKTGDVFREETWTATKELVLQRLKDLGYAEAEVGGEVRVDVATQKAVVDLQIAPGLRYRFGNIFIATDANPQVPPRRIIEQAQGAVIKGAYFSEAALAEAQARVFRMGVFGAVKVNRGAPDRQNATVPVVVDVRESPFHSIKLGGGIGVDAARQEGRILGEWTNRNFRGGLRRLTLRGRLGYAFIPNVLAALRDDEGSDEDPVFTFTTEFEQPRFLFRDLALQASVTAEKGLQQAYSFYGGYLKTGVIWTPHPSFSVFPSYNLQLYRLKGQVSLEEGIPPITLGCENTTKDGTCDQALSFLEIAFAWDRRDDRTEPRDGYYVGFSIQKGGGPFFGQYQYVRLLPDLRYYHSIGDKKDLTLAVKLRGGTLNPAGGGQSSIVTRFFSGGATAMRGFNGQRLSPMTPLAPTYKEDDDGNVLLDANGNPILESWDTVPVGGNSLFESSVELRYMLTDSLMLAIFYDSGLVGTEALFDKNGPKLFGPEHYHAVGAGLRYLTVVGPIRLDLARRLNIGRGLPVSDPGYIYPSSGGCLGFGRKFDKTSTSADAAYAGAPEGLCAVHISIGEAF